Within Citrus sinensis cultivar Valencia sweet orange chromosome 1, DVS_A1.0, whole genome shotgun sequence, the genomic segment GGtactttcctttttttttttttttttttttgcatcatCATGAACTTCTGTGTAGTAAAATGCTTCTGTTGTTACAAAATAAGCTTGAGTTATTTGGTTGGCCTTTCATTTTCATACACTTTTCCCTCCCTGCTTAGAATCCATCTCACTGGGACGTTGTGGATCCCTTACCCTCATATGGTCGAGGGATTGAACTTCCTGGAAGAAGATATAAAAGTTTGATAAATGGGTATATGCTACGCGATGTGGTAGTAACAGGTATGTTTACCTCTAATTTTGTTTGGTGTTTTATTCATTGCAGTCCTAGTTGAATTTCTCTTATGAATTATCCTATGTTCTGCCAGGTGACAATGGAACGATTGATGGTCAGGGCTCTGTTTGGTGGGATTGGTTCAGTTCTCAGTCCTTAAATTACAGCCGTCCTCATCTGGTCGAATTTATATCATCAGAAAATGTAGTGGTCTCCAATCTTACATTCTTGAACGCCCCAGCATATAACATACATCCAGTCTACTGCAGGTATGTTGACTAGAATGATGGGGTTTCCAATTCCTATGCTTTGAACTTCAAACTGATTTCTTAATAATCAGAGGTATGTGATGCAGCAATGTAcacattcaaaatatatcagTCCACGCTCCACCAGAATCGCCATATACTGTTGGCATAGTTCCAGGTTTGTGAAAACTGATTAGATTCCTTAAGCTGTTATCcatctataatatattctgcTAATCATTTTGTGCCTTTCTGTtaactttgaaattataaCCTCTATACGTTTTGTGGTGGTTTAGTGCAATACAGTAGAAATCTGGCAATAAAGTGGGTTACTGTCGCTAGTGTATATGGCATAACCATATACACTATATACAGGCAGGCTTCACTCACATATGTTGAATTGAGTGAATGTTGATGTTAACATTTATGCTAAGGATCAAATTAGGTTACGGTTTGCATTTATTATAACCAAACTGGATAGCCATATCTTTCAACTTGTTTATACCTTCCTGGTGTATCAAACTTGTAAGGAAATAATTATGTGGCAGGATTTTGCTGTCTCATGCTTTCTCATTGTGTTTTCAGATTCTTCAGATAATGTCTGCATCGAGGACTGCATCATCGCCATGGGGCATGATGCTATTTCTCTAAAGAGTGGTTGGGACGAATACGGCATTGCTTATGGCAGACCAACCACAGATGTACACATCAGACGGGTCCTTCTTCAATCATCTTCCGGTTCTTCAGTTGCCTTTGGTAGCGAAATGTCTGGTGGCATATCTAATGTGCAAGTGGAGAAGATTCATCTATACGACTCATTAAATGGTATTGAGTTCAGAACAACTAAGGGCAGAGGTGGTTATATCAAACAAATAGTCATATCAGATGCTGAGTTATATAACATCAATGTGGCATTTGGTGCCTGTGGCAATTGTGGGTCCCACCCCGATGACGACTTTGACCCTGATGCACTCCCAGCTATAGATCAAATCACTTTCAAAGACATCATTGGCACCAACATTACTATAGCGGGAAACTTCACAGGAATTCAAGAAGCTCCCTTCGCCAATATATGCCTATCAAATATTTCCCTATTGATCAATCCTGGCTCATACAATTCTTGGGAGTGTTCAAATATTCATGGATCCTCAGAGTCTGTGTTCCCGGAACCATGCCCGGAGCTTGAAAACTCATCCTCGaattcttcttcaacttgctTTTCCCTCATCAGGTATTATGGTAGAGCCTCATTCTTGTGATAACATTATTACCATCCCTTcgaaccaaaaaagaaaaatcccaCTCGGAAAGGTCAAATTCTTCTACCATTTACCATCTCAAAAACTAGATCAGATTCTTTCCAATAAGACATCATGTCTGgaatatttgtttcttcatcaCCGTCCAAtattgcattttcatatgttCCAATCTCTGCagattatatttatatgtacagcttcatttcttcattcatGTGTAAGGAAATTTTTGTTAGCGGTGGCACAATCCAGAAAGGGGAcgtgggattttttttttttttttattttcattttggttgTGACATTTCTAAACTGGAGATCTTTCTTTGTTCATAGGGTGGTCTGGTGCAGTGTaatttcattgtaaaatcttttatttgatGTGGATTGATGACAAGTTGGGGTGAAATGGTAGAtatgaaaatcaaaacaaaacttcatttcatttgaatAAGAGATTCTAgttcatttcatttgaatAAGAGATTCTAGAGgtgctttcattttttgtatcaCATCTTTGCTCTCAAAATCTTTGCATTACGGGTCGTGGTTTTGATCCTCAGATTATAACTGCTTGTTGGaacataaaagataaaatgttcATAAGATGATATGGAGTATGGAGTGGTGGTATGGTGAACTCTGAGCTGATTAGCTTCTCCCAATCAGCGCCCGTCAATTTATACTTGATTTACGAACCGCTAACtccaatttaatattataactaatcaTATCAGTAAACGACTTTAAGAAAATGCAATCATAATGTTGAAAAAGGAATTTGGTTATTACTCAAGTGATTTTtgaggtaaaaaaaattaaaattaaaaagtcaaGTTATATGGCTGAAAATCAAGAATAAGAGTACGAAATTATGGGTGTGTTTGAAATTGAGGtgatgtaacttttaagttatagttatgaaaaaaaaattgtgactatgaaataaaaattaataatatgtagtaaatataaattttaaataataattttaataaaattattaaagatataataaattttctattatacaagtgaaaaatcatattaacataACTTACAAGATACAGtagctagtgtttaccaaacacttcagtgatgtagcttaaaagctacggCTGCCCAACCTCATTTCCAAACGCAttatatatcttaattataaACTAAATCAAGAGAAGGTTCTAATTCATGAACGGTTTTGTACATTGCCTCAAGAAAATACTTCCATACCTCTTTGAAATAAAGAGAAGAAATAAGATGATTTGTATGTAATTCATATCTCGTTAAACGAAATAAAAAGAGGAGGTTCCGCAATGGGATTTTATTCTGTTttaagggtattttggtcaaaacgtttattaaaaaagtgCTAGTTATTTGAAAACGAGTACTCAGTAGGCCATATGCGCAAAAGTAGCTTAACCTTTCTCTCCTTCGGTTCTTCTGCTGCAGGCGGTTTCAAGTTTCAATTGGTTTAGGgttttacaaataattaaagcagGGTTGTGCAACTGCAAAGCAATTGGGCGTCAGAAGCgggaaaagagaaaatgcaCAAAAATAAGCAAAGAAGAGATATGGAGACGAAGGATGAAGAGATGGACTTCAGGAAGATTATGAAAGACATCGAATTTCTTggtatttttttcctttaaaaatcGTTAGTAAATTTGTATGCTGAGACCGTAAATATTCAGTCTTTAAGAGTTTGAATCGTATAATAGACAACCGTATGAAGTAAAACAGcatgtaagtttttttttaaaaaaaaaaaaattataattgaatttggGATTTGGGAGACTCAGAGATTGGGATTATAGTGATTAGGTCTCAAAGGCCGAAATTTTTTTGTCTAGGAAATTGAGGTATACTTCTGCTAGATGGCTTTGTTCATAAAATCTTTTCCGATTTTCAGCTCCAAAATTTTCACCACTACCTGTACTTGACTACTTGTAGCTGTATTGTTTCCCACATAGGCTAGTTAAGGGTTGGTGTGTGTGTAGACATATAAACAATGTGTTAAGCATACCAAAACCCAGATGAttaaacttgaagttgtttaaTTGAACTTAACGCCTATATGTTTCTATTGAATCCAATCTCATTGTCTGGACATTTTGTGACCTTCTGTTGTTGCTTTAGtatatattgttattatttgctTGTGATGTAACAGAATTTTCCTCAAATGTCGTAGTTTTTGGTTCACTTAGATGTTCTGCCATTTTAGGTTCCTCGCATATGTCATGGAAAGAGAGGAAGGAGCTAGAGAACAAAAGGGTTGTTTCTTTAGGTGGAAAGGTATGAACTCAAAATGCATGCCTCCATGAAGGcacttaaatattttatgttcctAAGGCTACAAAAATATCTTTGTTTAATATTCATTCATGCTTTTCCTGTTAACAGGCTTCTAAGAAGCAGAGACTACCACTAAGTGTAGCTCGAGTGCCCATGAAGAGACAAAAGGAAAGAGAACAGAAAATGCAAGAAGAGGTGATTGATTTCTTCGCTTTTATAATCATTCGTTGCAAGACAGGCGGGACTTCACTGATAACTTTTATCTTATAGAGGGCAATTCTTGGACGATTTGGGGCGAAGTTTGCTGGCCCTAAAAGAGCAACCGAGAGACGCAAGCCTGAAGATAGGGTGCTGAAGTCAAGCGAAGGTCATTTTAGAAATGGTGTACTTGATGTGAAGCATCTGTTACGTCCGGGGCCATCAAGAGATACTGAATCTAGTAAACACATGGGTGGTAAGGGTGGTAATAAAGGGGGAAAGAAAGGAAAGCAAAAGAACCATGGCAAGAATAAAGGCGGTAAAAAGAAGCGCCATTAGGCACATCTAACTCATAGGGCATTCACCATAGGAGATCTGGCCCCATAATCAGATTTGATTGTAGTTCCACtgagtttgaaattttgatgtaTGGTTTCAATTTTGTTAGCTGTATTGATTAATGTTTCcatttttattgctttgacATCTAATTAAGCTGATAAAGCATACCGTGATGAACCATAAATCTCCTTCTGTTACATAAGTGCAATTGGAAGTTTACAAAGACACTTTATTTGATCCCAATTGTGAAGAGATTCATTTGCTTTGGAGTTGGAATGAATAATCTATTTGTGTGTAAGAAATACACATCACAAGATGATGTACTTCCTGTTCACTACAATGGACGGTATTCTGCCTCCGAGGGGGTCCCAACGGTTTAGACTTGAGTAGGTTGAAAAAGAACATACAAATATACAATCTTGACAAGAGCGATGTTCGACAGATTATATGACTTATGCTCCTTTaggttttttaaattttgttggcTGGCGAAACTACCGAGATCAATGTGTAGTTGTTAATTGTCTCTATAATGAGTAGGGTCGCTACACGAAATTCTTCATTCCTAACTCAGACAAATAGCGGATTCATGGCtccttttattcattatatgtAAGAATGAAATCCTCGTTTCCCTTGCTTGGAACTCTTACGGGAAATGTAAGTATATTTGCCACCAGCATATTATATCTTGGAGGCATCAGCTGCTATCCGGTTCAACGCAATGGCAGTCTTTGAACCAGATGGACGACCCAAATGCTTGTTGATGAAATCCCCAGCCAACATTAGCTTCCTCAGATCCACATTGGTTTCCACACCAAGTCCGCTCAGCATATACACAACATCTTCAGTAGCAACATTCCCGGAAGCACCTTTAGCATAAGGACACCCACCTAACCCGGCAACAGAGCAATCCACTGTGCTTATCCCCATCTGCAGGAACAAATTAGAAACTAACATTTTGTGCACACGATGAATTCTTAAGTCTGAAACTGATATATTAGGCTCAGTAAGTGCTGATTATTAAAGATAAGCAAATGTAAAACAAGGTTTGGCATGCATTGGGCTTACTTGGAGGgatattaaaatgtttggaAGAGATTGCCCATAAGTGTCATGAAAGTGAACGGCCAGCTTCTCAACAGGAACAACAGCCATTACAGCTTCAAGCATGGGTACAACAGTACCTGAGatagaaaagaagaaaaataaacttaggAAAAAGCATGTAATTTGGGAACCCATTCaacttgaaaaaatatatatgatatatagGCTGGTAAATATGCACTCCCCagtgcaaaagaaaaagagctAAAACCCAAAAAGAGTTTTTCAGCATATTTTTACCAACTCCAAATTGGCTGCACCTCATTCAATTCAAACATATTTGTGCcaaggaaaacaaaatgcaGTTAGAAGATTACCTGGTGTACCAACTCCAATTGTATCCCCCAGAGAAATTTCAAAGCAACCCATATCATGAAGTTCTTTTGCCACATATGCCACTTTGGATGGAGGAATTGCTCCTTCCACCGGACAGCCAACAACACATGATACATATCTAAAAATCAACGACATTCATTATATAAGTCCCAGTAAAACTTATAAGGCATATGGATTTTGTATAATAGAAAAGCATTCATACAAGAATGAGACCAGAAGATACATTGGAAATGACAAAAAGGGTTCATTTAAGTATGAAGAATAACCCAGAAAGGGGAAAATAGAGGGGGAGAGGACATACCCACGAACAGGGATTGACAGATCTTTAGCAGCACGAGCGACAGCGCGATAACGAACAAGACTCTCCTCAATGCTACAATTGATGTTTGACTTCGAAAAAGCCTCGGAAGCTGATGCAAAGATGGCAACTTCCTTAGCACCAGCTGCAATGGCAGCTTCAAACCCCTACAGGTAGACCCGCAAGTTAGAACTGATCACACTGGCATGACACTGTTGAAATAATATGGATCTCTGTAGAATGACCTTTAAATTAGGTGTGAGAACTGGCAATCTAGCTCCCTCCAAATCACGGACGGCCTCCATTACATCCCTTGCATCTGCTAGCTACAGAAAGGGAAACTTGATCCATGTAAGTCATGTGGACCCTAACTGGAACTCTTACTTTCATCAAACAAGAAAAACGTGTAATAAAGCAGTGAGTTTCATACTTTCATGCAATAAACTACAACAAAGTactaatatataaaacaccAATACATGTGGAAGAGTGTCTAAGCAAATGCCACTCTGAAAGAGAGTTTTTCAAAAGATATCAAAGTTAATTTGTTAACTGGTAAACATAATCTTTATCAACATGCAAAATATGACTTGTTTGTACCGATTAAcggagaagaaaagaaaataaaaaagtgaaagtGACAATATCAACCCAATAATGTGAAGCGAGAATTTACCTGAGGAACCCATTTTGGAGAGACAAAACTTGTAGCCTCAACAACAGGTAACCCAGACGATACTAATCTGCGAATCAGTTCCACCTTTACACCTGTGGGTACAGTATTCTTCTCATTTTGCAATCCATCTCTCGGACCAACTTCTACTATCTTCACAGACCTTGGTATACCTTTCAAAAACTACATCAcccaaaatatatacatacatatatcaGTATTTAGCTCAGAGAGAGCCTTGCTAGATGAACATTTTCACAACCCTCCTAAAActccaaagaaagaaaaaaaataacaattttatgaCAATTAGTAAATCACCTTATTTGTTATATCTCGTATGTCTTTGTCATTGCAATTGGAACTATATATATCACAAGCACTTCCAAACATCTTGTGGTTTCTTCCTAAGCTTACAGTTCTACGACTGAAGGAGTCACCATGAGACATGTCCCTTGTATGTCTTCTCCATGGGAATGCCTCTCTTGTATATTCGTCATACTCTTCACTGCATGTCAACAGAAGTGTCAATTTATCACAGACGAATCCTTTTGATAAAATGATGATAATAGGCAAGAAATACATCAATCCCCGGTGATATCAGAGACGCAAGAAGCAAATAAGGAGCTTGAGCAAGTAGAAAAATTTCGCCAATAGTTTTAAAAAGTCTTCACGAtcttcaaataaatttcaagagACATCAATGAACGTATATACCAAAAGAATCATCCAGTAATGGCTGTCAAATTACTCTACTACATTTTCATTCTACTAGAGAACTAGATAACTAGAGACAAAAAAAGGGGCAAATACTGACtaagaatattaaaagaaaaaaccgtTGCATTATGGTGTGCGCATAACATTTCTTAAGATGCCCACCTACATTGACACGAAATGAGCCAGTCTCCTAACTGCAAAGAATAGAGGCAATATCACACTTACTCATAACTGTTGGAGGTGCTGCAACTGCTCCCCTCAATCCAGCAGCTCCCCATTCCCATACCATCCCCACTAGGCCTGCAAGCATTGGAGGAGAACCTCTGAATCCTATCAATGGTGCTCATGCTTGGCAGCTTGTCAAGACCAAGTGGCTCCTCCAAGCTTGACATGATGGTGAAAGATACGCTGCAGTTTCAAACAAAACTCAAGTATCAGCAACGAGGGAGTAGCCAATGCCTAAAAGCTAATATTATAGAAGTTGACATCTTGAATCACACCAGCATCGATTCAAATAAGCAAATGATccaataaaacaatatgaaagaaattgaattaaacAACGTGTCAGAACAGCAATTCTTCCCGATGCATTTGCATAATCCAACGAAATATTTTAACAAGATTACAAAAAGAGCGCATCTGATCAATGTCTAAGAAGATGTACTACGAACTGAAATTATAATGAACTAAAgaattcaaaagaaattgaagcttaaaacaacaaaaaccaCCTTCAAAACCTCGGTTTGGTTGATGAGAAAACCAATCAAAAGAGAAATACTGtttcttttgtaaatttataaaaaagaaaaaagaaaaaaatagttgaGCTAATTAAGCGGGTctaatttcatttcaatttgtttCAGTTTCTCGGTAACCGAACAGAGCGAgtcaataaaaaatgagaattaaaaaataatgataaattaaaaaagaggaGAGAGAGAACAGACCTGAAGTCAAAATTAGGGTTTCTGAGAATAGAAAAAGGAAGAGACTTTAGAATTtgaaagaacaaaacaaaaaaaatggacGATTAGATAGATGGAAGgaggagaagaagaggaaACATAAAGGAATGGGATTCGTTGGTGTGGACTCTTCTTGTAGGTTACAGTTACAAGGAGGcgctttttgtatttttatttaattatttatttttgtgataaTTTTTGAAGCAGACACACAGACATGAATTGAATCGCCAGCCAGCATTGAAGAGATGCAGGAAAGAACGGTGGTGGTAGGTAGGTAGTTTTCAGTTAGAAGTTTGGTcactttctttcctttctttcatttttttttttggaaatttttaacCTTTGATATTTTACATCCCACacctaataaataaaattgactcATTGGACCGTGTTCTTAATttcgttatttttttagttaagtTTAATTATGGaggggtaaaattaaaaatttgataattaaattaattttaatgaaaattatctttattgcaattgaaataaaagtctttaaaaaattaaaagaaaaataatagtagtgATAATGtacatgtaaaaaaaattttttattgcaattaaacaaacctttaaaaaaattaaatgaacttaaagttttgtttttttcatataGAGGGGCATTTTTTGTCATTCAATCAAAAGTAAGACGGAACCGttaaaaataactgaaaaattaaCGAAATTAGGGGTGCGGTGCAACGAGTTAAATTTTTTGGGAACGCTGTGTACAATGTTAATTCGTTTGGGGTAGTTAAAaactttcctttttaattaaaattgttcttttttttaaattaaaactatttCCCTCATTGGAAAtctgaaatataaaaaaaaaaatccaaaacacTAAAATATGTGATGCAAATTCCGAGTGTCTAggaactaatttttttctttaattataataattgtaataagTCCAAAAATATATGTGTTTAGAATGAGTTGGATATATTactaaatatttgaaaaaaaaatctgtgcATGTACAGAAGGCGATTCAAATTACTTTgcacaaaagtaaaacaaatgGCTTACCAATGTATTAATAAGTTGTTCAATTCTCTAACCCCTATTGAAGTGACAAAAATTTCCTTAGTGTTAGAATAATATGATGAAAAACTAAATCGTAAATTGGCCATTTCAGTGAGGATAATACATTAATactgtttaataaaaaattaacaagctATGTCTGTATTTGAgaatatataaaaacttaAGGACTCAAATATTAAGATACTGTacctcttttttatttttaaaacaagattaaaaaattattgtatttataataaaaatatataacagtgaaagaaataatatttttaatgggCAGGTACAAGAATACCGACTCCATTGAAACATATGCTCCGCGTTTCAATGAATATGATTTAAAGGGTTGTCGCATTAAATTTGTCGATTTCGGGCGTCATTTATATTGTTGACTGGCCAGTGGCTAGCATCCATGAATTTTCTAGAAAGGTGCTGAGTCCATTTCGCATTTGGTCAAGTGGTgggtagggatggcaatagAGAGGGGAGGGGAGGAGAGGAGATAAATCTTTCTGTAATCATCtttgatattttatgtatGTCTTTGTCTCTTTTtcgatattttatatatgtctCCGTCCCCTCTCTATTTCCGTcaaaattacttgagagaatcatTATTCCCTCTctgaataataacaggggatctcCGAGGGTTCTCGACCtccgaataactaataatttttttattttcgattttgagttaatcatattaaaataataaattcaaataaaaataaagtttgaaatatatcttatattaatatctattacaaaagtcacatacattaaattagtaagtaacgcaacatataagggatacaaacttcttttacaaactatcatgaacaaattaatagtttaatacaaaattgttacaaataaaattgaatttagattcaaaattaactttttcaatggtggtgtgggcactttataaatgtagactattccctttacaatACAATAATTAAGTCGGaacaaatcaagagcaaatattaaattagattagatattaaaattgtgattcgttgtgggcaattataacatctaaaaataatttaagtttaaaatatttaaagaatattaaaattaaaacaaaatttttgggctaatagaatctacccggtctttttaatgtcctaaataaaaatttaggactttaattagttaattaggcctaaaagtttaataatataaatattttgatatttttatttttaccaatatttataattttataatttatttactagtaattttaaaaaattaaaataaaataaaaaattaaaatggggaaatgggtaggggacagggattccacctcatccccgtcccctccccgaataagaaattgggtaaaaaaatttcttcgtCCTTTCCCTCAATAAGAAATTaggtataaaattattctcataCCCTCTCCGAATGggaaaaatccccgagggtacccgtccccgtgggatttttgccatcctaGTGGTGGGTGCCTGACAACAATTGTTTTctagtaataataacaaatggTTCCCtgatttttgagttttttcaTAAAGAATCTAGTTTGTTGCGATAATGAATGTTTGACTCCTAACttaagttttaatatttcGTGTCATTTATCTTATTGGATGAtagatttcataattattaaaactatTTAACCACCGTCTACTAAATGAATATCACATTAGTTAGGActtacatattaaaatatctaatattaCTCAATTCGTCGTTAGTTTTATCAAATAAGTCTCTCACTAAAATTGACCCTTATGACATGTCTAGTTTAAAAGAATGAAATGAGAGGAGAGGatagaaaaagagaaaaaggaaaaaaaaaagaagaataagagaTGATTACATGTTAagctaaataaataaaattgagattgACTGTATTTTTCTTTCGTTTCTCTATTCTTCTTTTGTATACATTTCTCTCA encodes:
- the LOC102624255 gene encoding hydroxymethylglutaryl-CoA lyase, mitochondrial; translated protein: MSSLEEPLGLDKLPSMSTIDRIQRFSSNACRPSGDGMGMGSCWIEGSSCSTSNSYDEEYDEYTREAFPWRRHTRDMSHGDSFSRRTVSLGRNHKMFGSACDIYSSNCNDKDIRDITNKFLKGIPRSVKIVEVGPRDGLQNEKNTVPTGVKVELIRRLVSSGLPVVEATSFVSPKWVPQLADARDVMEAVRDLEGARLPVLTPNLKGFEAAIAAGAKEVAIFASASEAFSKSNINCSIEESLVRYRAVARAAKDLSIPVRGYVSCVVGCPVEGAIPPSKVAYVAKELHDMGCFEISLGDTIGVGTPGTVVPMLEAVMAVVPVEKLAVHFHDTYGQSLPNILISLQMGISTVDCSVAGLGGCPYAKGASGNVATEDVVYMLSGLGVETNVDLRKLMLAGDFINKHLGRPSGSKTAIALNRIAADASKI
- the LOC102623976 gene encoding uncharacterized protein LOC102623976 — its product is MHKNKQRRDMETKDEEMDFRKIMKDIEFLGSSHMSWKERKELENKRVVSLGGKASKKQRLPLSVARVPMKRQKEREQKMQEERAILGRFGAKFAGPKRATERRKPEDRVLKSSEGHFRNGVLDVKHLLRPGPSRDTESSKHMGGKGGNKGGKKGKQKNHGKNKGGKKKRH
- the LOC102624542 gene encoding probable polygalacturonase; this encodes MKMPVALLLLLALCSAILINGEVSDGQCDDQPTLDPRPHSVSITEFGAVGDGKTLNTLAFQNAIFYLKSFADKGGAQLYVPSGKWLTGSFNLTSHLTLFLEKGAVILGSQNPSHWDVVDPLPSYGRGIELPGRRYKSLINGYMLRDVVVTGDNGTIDGQGSVWWDWFSSQSLNYSRPHLVEFISSENVVVSNLTFLNAPAYNIHPVYCSNVHIQNISVHAPPESPYTVGIVPDSSDNVCIEDCIIAMGHDAISLKSGWDEYGIAYGRPTTDVHIRRVLLQSSSGSSVAFGSEMSGGISNVQVEKIHLYDSLNGIEFRTTKGRGGYIKQIVISDAELYNINVAFGACGNCGSHPDDDFDPDALPAIDQITFKDIIGTNITIAGNFTGIQEAPFANICLSNISLLINPGSYNSWECSNIHGSSESVFPEPCPELENSSSNSSSTCFSLIRYYGRASFL